Below is a window of Ahaetulla prasina isolate Xishuangbanna chromosome 1, ASM2864084v1, whole genome shotgun sequence DNA.
CAATTGTATTTGTTGGTTTTTAGGTCTGTATCCaactatttgattttttttttcattgcagcCTAGTCCATCTCAGCAAATCAACCTTGGCCCATCATCTAATCCTCATGCTAAACCATCAGATTTCCATTTCCTGAAAGTTATTGGGAAAGGTAGTTTTGGAAAGGTAAGCTATGTCTTGATTTTGCTTATTGCTTTTTAAGGATAAGCATTCATTGCTTTTATAGCCAGATGATTGTTCTGAAGGCTGATTTTAAAATGCACCCCCATAGCCTTGGGAAAGTCAGTCTCATGCAAGACATTTGTCTTAGTACGAAGTTgagaaaataaattgaataagtGCAATTAAATTGGTATTCTTGAGAAAGAACAATTTATCTTAAAAGACTGAGAGAATTTGGATTATATTCAAGAGGGGTTTGATGGCTTCATTGCCTAACTATGTCTCTAAAGTATTGCCCTTCAGATACAAAACTTTAACCCTATAATTATACTGAGCTGTATTTTTGCAACTATCAAAAAGGAAATTGTCGTTTTAACTTAGTTTTTTGAATCACTCTTAAACTTACAAGAACTTTGGTTTCTTTCAGGTTCTTCTTGCAAGGCACAAGGCAGAAGAACAATTCTATGCAGTAAAAGTACTCCAGAAAAAAGCAATCCTGAAGAAGAAGGAGGTAAATATTGACTCAATCTTGTTCCAAATAAATGCCAAGCAAGAAAATAATTCTACCTTAGGGCAGTTCATAAATTACAATATAATGAGCAAGCTTTCAGCTTCCCAGAGCTCCTCCTAAAGAGCAgtagtaaacaaaaacaaaacaggaagcaGAAAAGACATACTTAAAGCCTATAGAATGTCCACTTTTAAAGTCAACACTTTGAAGCAGAATGTGGAAAATTAATCTAAAGGTGCTTAGTTGCTGTTTTATGCCCTCTTGAGTTTGTATAAATTTAGGATTTTTCTTGTGGTCATTTGGTTTGCTTTATAATAATTCAGCTGTGTTCTGGTGAATACTAACAACTGATCCCATACCTCTTCTTATTTTCCAGGAGAAACATATTATGTCTGAACGCAATGTCCTCCTTAAGAATGTGAAGCATCCTTTCCTGGTGGGACTTCACTTTTCCTTCCAGACAGCTGACAAATTGTATTTTGTCCTAGACTACATCAATGGTGGAGAGGTGAGCAAAAAGGGACACCTGGGCCCTCCAAAGAAGGGTGGTTAAATGGAGTTGGTTTTTTGCTGGAAAGTAGAAATCAGACCATAGTAACACATACTTAAGTGCCCTTGTTCCTTATAAAAAAGGGGGACTCTAGAGATAGAGGAGCTAAATTCAGTCTCCAGCTTTCCAGCCTCTAATAGCAGGAAACAGGCAGAGGATTACTAGGCCATTTCCGACAATTATCCTCTCTAACTTAGTGTGCTGTGCTTAATTAAATTTATTGTTCAAAGGTTTGGGGATAACTAatagatttctcccccccccctccccttcttatCTTGCAGTTGTTCTACCATCTCCAGAGGGAACGTTGCTTCCTGGAGCCAAGAGCTCGTTTTTATGCTGCTGAAATAGCTAGTGCACTGGGTTACCTGCATTCTTTGAACATTGTATACCGGTAAGCACCCTACTTAATGTATGCATATTAAATTAGAACAGAGTTCTAATttaccagctgttttgccaaaatGCTAGCTATGGGCTTTGGAATCAGTAATTTTATACTCCTAAATAATTAGGGGTTAGGGGTTGTTGTTTCTGGGTATGGACTGGATGTGGTAAAAAACGTCTAAAACACTATAGTGACAGTGGCTTATTTGGGGGAAAGCTTGTAAATCAGACAAATGTGAATGACAGGTAAGATTTTGAAGCTGACCCGTCTTTCATATTCTTTGCCACAGGGACTTGAAGCCAGAGAACATTTTGCTCGATTCTCAGGGCCACATTGTTTTGACTGACTTTGGACTCTGCAAAGAGAACATTGAACACAACGGCACAACTTCCACATTTTGTGGCACTCCTGAAGTAAGTCTTGAGTTTTGCTTTCTCCCATGACGGTGTTGTAAGTGTGCAGCTGCATGACCATGGCAGGAGTTTCCCTGATGAGACTATAGGACATTATGTGCCAGTAGATGTGAAAGTGGATGGTGTTGCTGATGGATATGCCACTACAgggttaaaaaaagagaaaattctaTTGGAGTTCCTGTAGAAAATGCTCCAGGTGTAGAAACTGGTTTGACTGTCCAGATTGACCTGGCCCCTAGTTCATATATGTGAACCTCAGGCATTTTGCTGTTTCGGTGAGGAACCTGTGGTCCTCTGTATCCAATCCATCTTAGTTGACAGGATAGTGGTAAAGAGAATTGGAGTCATATGTTGGGCTGCAGGTTTCCATGCCTGCCTTGAGCAAAATGCCTAAAGAAGGGTAGGTTTATCTTAGTTTTGCCATTAGCCTTCAGGTTTTTTTCTAATCAAATGTTCCCATTCTTTCATTTGTGTCCAATAGTACCTTGCCCCTGAAGTCCTTCACAAGCAACCTTATGACCGGACTGTGGACTGGTGGTGCCTTGGGGCAGTTTTGTACGAGATGCTTTATGGATTGGTAAGTAAGAACAGAAATTACATATTTAATTTGCTTGCTGGGAATGGTTGCCACTCCAGTAATTATAGtagaggaaataaataaaaactttttgatgcTACTGAAAGTCAGTTGGAGTTGATGGAGTGATGTCAGGGATGCCCATATTTGCTGGTGAGGTTCTTCAGCAGCCCTCTCCTAATGGGTTTGATAATTCAAGAAAATAAATGTCCTTTTAAATCCTtcccttatttttataaataactcgaggtagcaaacatacctaatacattTCCTTCCcttatttccccacaacaaccttgtaagataagttgggctgagagagaagagactggcccaaaatcatctagCCACCTTTCATACCTAAAATCAGACTAGAACTcattttcctggtttctagcctggtgcagtAATCATTAGACCAATCTGGCTATTTAATGGATATTGCATTAAAGTAAGTCTTGCATCAAAGCTCAGAGACTGTATGGTGGGGTGGTTAAAATATTTCAGTTGGATTACAGTTTAGCTTACATCACAAGTGGTTGTGGACAGAACTGGAGAAAGGCGTGGCCTGCATGATACCTTGAACTCCCTGAGGAAAGACAAGATGTAAAACTTtgtaaatcaataaataacaaCAGTAAGGTTAGACAGTGGATAGTAAATATCCCTACTCTTCTTGCAGCCCCCTTTCTACAGCAGAAACACAGCAGAAATGTATGACAATATCTTGAACAAACCTCTACAACTGAAGCCAAATATCACCAACTCTGCTAGACACCTCTTGGAAGGACTTTTGCAGAAGGACAGAACTAAGAGGCTAGGAGCAAAGGAAGACTTTGTAAGTATAAATTTTGAAAAGAGGTGAAAGGCATTTGAGAATTTTTCTAGACAGTTTcagttatttgcatttatactaaTGTAATTTCCATTATTTCAACAGATGGAGATTAAGAATCATATTTTCTTCTCTCCAATTAACTGGGATGATCTAATAAATAAGAAGATTACACCACCTTTTAACCCAAATGTGGTAAGAGCTCTTCTAATTGCATAATGGCCAgggaagatttattttattggGGATGCCCGAAGTGTATGTGTCTATAAATCAAGAGCAAGTGTCAGAGTTCACGTTAGGATTCCACAGGAAGTCCTAGTTCTCTAGACACTTAATAActcatggggggggggcggggcgggaggGACCCTGCATTTGACTTAACAGAAGATTTAAACAAGTCTCAGCTACATTAGAAGCTTTATAGCCTACAAAATACAGTTAtaatacatctatttatttgcccaATGAAGGCAAAAAAATTATTGAGCCTTTCTATGCACACACAAGCATACACCAGTGCATTTTATCCACCACTCTGAGTTAACTAATATTTTAAACGGTTTGTTTTTTAAACCGGGGAACACAGTAATGGATTTAAAGGGGTGTTTCAGTTATCAAATGATTTTCAGAGGTCTACTGGTGATAAGTCTCATTATCATACACATGAAAGCAAATTCACTGGTTTCAGTGGGACAAAATTCCATAGTAATTTAGTTTTGAATATGCCCTGCTGTTAAAAGTAAATGTTCGTTGATTGATACTGAGGCTGTCCTGGACATGATAAGCAGGTTGAATGAAAAGTTCCTTTTGTAAGTTTTGCCTAAGTGTTTCTCGGACTTGTTCAAGAGGTAGAGGAGGCTGCAGAGAAATGGGAAGCTATTCTGGTGTCTACAGCAAAATTTGTGGATCCAACCTTTTGTCTGCCTAGGCGAATGAATGAGCATGCCTTTTGGATGTTAGTTTTGGGAGCCACCAGGACTTACTAATATTGGCAtgttacccccaccccccatgcagaGTGCCTAAAATGCTTAACTCCTTGGTAGCCTTCAGATAACCTGGaactacaacttccagaattatTTGGCTACATTAGCTGGGAATTCTGGCAGCTGCAGTTTCAGCACCTTTGACTGTTCCCAAATGCAGAAAGTTGGCTTGAACCTTATCTGACCTCAGGACTGGTCAACAGTGAGAAGAAACCTGAGAATTGGTTTCCAATTACTCTTAGGAAAATGTGGCTTCATCAGATCCTTGAGTGTTCACTTTTGAATTGGAAGACGGTGTAGTATTAAGTCTCCCTGCAGCCTACCATTTAACAACCAAATACTTCCGTTTTCTTGCAGAGCGGGCCCAATGATCTGCGACACTTTGACCCCGAGTTTACAGAGGAGCCTGTCCCAAACTCCATTGGCCAGTCTTCAGACAGCATCCTCATCACTGCCAGTGTCAAAGAGGCTGCCGAAGCATTTCTGGGCTTTTCCTATGCTCCCCCCATGGATTCTTTCCTTTGAATTttgtgatttcttttctttttttaaaaaaataatcgtTCTTTTGGCATTCTGATCAAGCTGCCAGTTGCCTGATCATCTTGAAagataaaaattttttttgcacATCTTCCCACTGTGTGGCAGCTTTGCAGCCTTAATTTCAAACTGTTATCGTTTgctgaaagctttttttttttttggagggggggtgtTGTTCTTGTTCAACTGGAAGAGCACATTTAACTCCTTTTGAGTGAACTCATgacatttcactactggttcttccCAGTCACCCAAGTGGTGCTACATCACGGTTGCAAGTActaaaaggagaagggaaaaaatgcaGCTGCTGCCATAGATTGCTCCAGAGTGTAAGCCTCAGAACAAAACTTGTGTCCTCGATTGGTGAGCATAGCGCCCCCAACTTGGAGATCTTTCTGGATGTGAAGAGAACTTTATGAAGAcgtgccttttttccccctccggaCGTTGAGATCTTTGTGAACTCTGAAGTTTTTATCACAAGAGTGCTTTTGGATTCATGTGTGAGCGAGTGTGTAACGTGGACAAATGGCAGGAGTGTGATTTGTATATTCCCACAGACGGACTTAGCCCAGAGGTGTCTATGTGACACTTGGAGGACAGTGTGGGGCATTGTTTGTTCCTTCCATATTTGGAagacaataaattaataaatgtagatagtgatttttttaagaaaaatatgtaaaaaatacatAGTTCAAATGGGCTTCAACTACTTGTATCCCAAATGCTTGAAGAAAGCATTGCTgctatggaaatatatatatacagatagatatgtatataaatatttctatttttagaaatggtttCTATGGACCAAAATGCCCCAGCTGTTGTCTGCTAATCTGTTGGTTTAGTTCATTTTTTTTGTTCATAATATGTAAACTTGGGCATTATTTATGGGTATTGTTTGCTTGCATTCCTTGTTGTATGTATTTGTAAAAAGATGTGTACAGTTGATTGCAATGCTAaatgaatatttaaaagaaaaaaaaactttaaaagctcATAATGTATACCACCATTGTAATGTACTTAACATGGTTATAATATGTACCATTTTTGTGACCAAACCCATTGGTTTGCAGTAAAATCTTGGACAATATTTCTATTaatgttttcagtgtctttatAAATTCAGGTTATTTCTCCCATATTTATTCAGAATGCACTTTACAGTCAAAACTGCCCACTAATTATTTACAATATTGTTTGCAGTATTGAACAACAATACTAAATATACACAGCAGCAATTTTGGGGTAGGAAAAAAATGCACATTCTGAAGATGTTTTTGATTTACAATTTCCAGAGGCCTAACAGGATCTACCACTAGAACATCAGAAAAATTATAATAATGGGGTATTATTTTGTGGCTACCTATAGGGATGGAACAATAATAGAACTGAAAGTTGTCTCTGCCAATACTTCTCCCTTCCTACAGGCATAATGATGTTTAGCCTCCAAGTATCTTATCACAATGTAATACAAAATAGAAAAGTTGATAAGAGCTGACTAATCTGATCAATGACCTCCTCAGGtttatttcattatataaaaTCTTCCTCCTCAATTGTGTCCTGGTTGTGAATGTTTCTTGTTAAATGAAAGAAATGCAATATTATGAAACAACATTTTTGACATACCTGACTATATCTTCAACAATGGCaagaatattctttttaaaaaaaaattaaccaagAAATCTCAGAGTTAAGCAACAAAATAAGTCTAGCCTCTCCATAATCTCCTTTAGCATATTTTCTCCAGGCCTTAGCAAACCAAGATTTCTTggtcaacttatttttaaaactataatgGGCCTGGCCCTTTCCTATACATATTACAATTCTGTCAGTGTTTTTAAAACTAGTCATAACTCAACATGGTAGACCAGTGTCCGCCTGATCAAGTGAAGAGCATGGAAAGAACTAGGGATCTAACCAGATGCTAAAGCTggggtggttaaaatgcagttttgCTGGCTAattctgactgccagcagtttgattctcactggctcaaagttgactcagctttccatacttctgaggtgggtaaaatgagaatccagaatgttgggggcaatatgctgactcaaaaccacttagagagggctgtaaagcactgtgaagcggtagtgctattgctattgttaaagaAAATGCTACAAAGGAAAGGAATTCTCGAGATACATAACTCATTAGCCAGTCAAGGGGCCTAACTAGTAGCTCTGGGAGCATAGCATCACACTAACTTGGTTCAAAAATCAGTAAGTTTAGGGATACAGAATCCCCACTTATTTTTCCAAGAAATGCATGGTGGTATTTCATGAAAATTATCATTATTACTAAATTTTTACCCAATTGGTATCTTTGCATGTAtgtaactcaaggcggtgaacatacctaatattcccttttattTTCCCCAAACAATAGTCTTGTGAGAAGGGTTGGTCTGAGAGAGAATAAAGAGCCCAAAGTCACCTGCCatcttttcatgcctaagggaggccCAGaggtcactgtctcctggtttctaggccagaacCTTCACCACTACAACAAACACGTCCTTATTGTGAGAGGACCGGCAAACTTTATTATATCATCAACTGATTTAGAGAGCTATAATGCTGTCATGCTTCGGTAGTGAGCCTGCTTTTTTATGTGCTCTTTTTCTCATTAGGGTTTTTTCCCCATGTTCCCACAACATAACCAGCTGGGTGGTGTAACTTCAAGTGCAGTGCAAGAATTAGATGTCTTTCAAGTAAATCTAAATTAATTGCATGAGAGAATTGGCTCCTTCTATTCCCATGAAATACCACCACCAATGACTCATATAATTGTGTTGTGCAAATAGTATACACTGCTTGTGCCTGAATCAGGCAAAATAGGGGTTTAAACATGTTTTATGCTGTGTCATAGTTACAACAGAAGATCAAACATATGGAAACTTAATGCGGATGAATCTTCAGAATCATGTACCTCACTGGCCATCTGGTCTGACATTGCTTGTTTTCCACAAACCCTTCTAACACAGCCCCAAACATGTCCAAAGCTAAGCTTAGTAGGCTTAGCAGAAGAGATGGCATCTGATGATTTAAACAACTGAGTCATCCCACCTACCATGGGGGCAAAGTATGCACAAGTACTTTCATCCTCCCTCTCAAAACATTAGCCAGCTGGCTTTGAGGGAAAGTGCAGGCACAAACATAATAATGAGCCAGGCCCTTACATGTATGTACACATACCAAGGGGTAATTTGCTGTAAAAGCTAGACGGTTTATGAAGGAATCAGAAAGAAAGGGGAATGGGCAGAAGAATACATTATACATACAAACCCTACTCAAATACTTCCTCATGGCCTCTGAAAATTTCTTTCAGATTATCATTCCTCATTTTTGAAGCTTATTTCATAATTATGAGTTAAAGAGACTTTTCTGTTTTGGATAAATGGTTTATGTGGCAACATAGAATGTATGTATGTTGCTTATGTTGTATGTTTTGATTACCAGCCAACACACTGTTCATAAAAGGTAAAATTTGTTTGGCTGTTACATGACCCAGAAGCGATTCCCCAGACGCTGTTGAAGTAAAACCCCAAATATGTCACTGGTTATGCTGAAGAGGGCTAATTGGATGTTGAGCAACATTAGGCGTGCTGCAGGTTCTTATTTTGTTTCCCAGTCAGTGGCTTTTctgcaataggaaaaaaaaatgggaaaaataatatgaaaacaCTGGAAGGTTAAACATGAAAAGTGATTGCACTTGTACCCCCAATAAATCTCTGTAAATGGGTCATATCACAATGAAGCCTTGTTTAGAATCAATCATGAAGTCAGCAGGAGATTTCAAGTTTACAGTGCAATTTTCCCTTGGAGTAATTTGCAGCACGGTGAAATGTAGATAAAAAGTGACACCATGTGGTTTGCTAAAGATGTGCAGATCCATGTTCCACAGAATGGAACAAATCACTTTTTAATCCTTTTAAGCTTCAAATGGCTAATGCAACACCAGAAAAAAATAAGGTACCGATATTATcctatgggtttttttgtgtgggggggaggagaacTTTGGAGGTCTATATTGTAAATTGTGtgcagatttaaaaaatataaaaacgagaaataattttatttattaactttgtGTGCTACTCATCTTGTCTAGaggtgactctgggcggcttgCAAACGTCTTACCTAAAAAGGTAAAAATAtgacaaaatgttggagatggaaTTTGGAGGAAGAGTTTCAGTCCAGTTGCTCCTAGGCAACAACTGAAAAGCATCAAAATGAATATCTTAAAGGCTTTGAGAATACTGGAtcagaaaattggaaaaaaaataaaaaacagagtgCAGCTCTAGTACCTAGATACAAAATGACTGCcatagaggaagggaaggagggagggagggaaggaaggaagtcaggcaggcaggcaaattgAGGATGCTGTATCTTGTTAACCTTTACACTTTCTCTATCCATGATGGTTTCTCTCAGtacatcatctctttctctctccctctccctctccctctcgctCCCTCTCCCTCCGTCTCTTTTTGACAGGGAGGAGGGAAGATGCATAGGCTCCCATATCAAATACAGATTATATCgattttttattttgtaagaGTGCCTATGATGGCTACAGGAG
It encodes the following:
- the LOC131192381 gene encoding serine/threonine-protein kinase Sgk1 isoform X2; protein product: MRGKEEKSSLKAFMKQRRMGLNDFIQKIATNSYACKHPEVQSILKISQPQEPELMNANPSPPPSPSQQINLGPSSNPHAKPSDFHFLKVIGKGSFGKVLLARHKAEEQFYAVKVLQKKAILKKKEEKHIMSERNVLLKNVKHPFLVGLHFSFQTADKLYFVLDYINGGELFYHLQRERCFLEPRARFYAAEIASALGYLHSLNIVYRDLKPENILLDSQGHIVLTDFGLCKENIEHNGTTSTFCGTPEYLAPEVLHKQPYDRTVDWWCLGAVLYEMLYGLPPFYSRNTAEMYDNILNKPLQLKPNITNSARHLLEGLLQKDRTKRLGAKEDFMEIKNHIFFSPINWDDLINKKITPPFNPNVSGPNDLRHFDPEFTEEPVPNSIGQSSDSILITASVKEAAEAFLGFSYAPPMDSFL
- the LOC131192381 gene encoding serine/threonine-protein kinase Sgk1 isoform X1, which produces MTVKTEASESTLTYSKMRGMVAILIAFMKQRRMGLNDFIQKIATNSYACKHPEVQSILKISQPQEPELMNANPSPPPSPSQQINLGPSSNPHAKPSDFHFLKVIGKGSFGKVLLARHKAEEQFYAVKVLQKKAILKKKEEKHIMSERNVLLKNVKHPFLVGLHFSFQTADKLYFVLDYINGGELFYHLQRERCFLEPRARFYAAEIASALGYLHSLNIVYRDLKPENILLDSQGHIVLTDFGLCKENIEHNGTTSTFCGTPEYLAPEVLHKQPYDRTVDWWCLGAVLYEMLYGLPPFYSRNTAEMYDNILNKPLQLKPNITNSARHLLEGLLQKDRTKRLGAKEDFMEIKNHIFFSPINWDDLINKKITPPFNPNVSGPNDLRHFDPEFTEEPVPNSIGQSSDSILITASVKEAAEAFLGFSYAPPMDSFL
- the LOC131192381 gene encoding serine/threonine-protein kinase Sgk1 isoform X3, with product MKQRRMGLNDFIQKIATNSYACKHPEVQSILKISQPQEPELMNANPSPPPSPSQQINLGPSSNPHAKPSDFHFLKVIGKGSFGKVLLARHKAEEQFYAVKVLQKKAILKKKEEKHIMSERNVLLKNVKHPFLVGLHFSFQTADKLYFVLDYINGGELFYHLQRERCFLEPRARFYAAEIASALGYLHSLNIVYRDLKPENILLDSQGHIVLTDFGLCKENIEHNGTTSTFCGTPEYLAPEVLHKQPYDRTVDWWCLGAVLYEMLYGLPPFYSRNTAEMYDNILNKPLQLKPNITNSARHLLEGLLQKDRTKRLGAKEDFMEIKNHIFFSPINWDDLINKKITPPFNPNVSGPNDLRHFDPEFTEEPVPNSIGQSSDSILITASVKEAAEAFLGFSYAPPMDSFL